GCTCTTCCCGAAGCACGAACATGCACTCAGACACAGAGCAACCTCAGTGTGTCACCCGCTCATGCCTGCGAGAGTCACTTTTACACGTGTAAATGTTATACGGGTATACTTTAGTAGTTACACAATAAAACAGGATTCTGGAATGACAGCAGCACTGTTCCTTCGGGCCGAGAGTAGAAGTGCCTTGTGTTTGACATGGACAGTCTTGGGGAACATTTTAGGCCATGAAGGGATGAATCTTACTCCAGTGCTGACAGACACCAGTGTAATGCACTTCTCCCCCCGTTAATGTTCCACTTTCCAGGAAAGACGACTCGGGTTCACAGATCGGTTACTGGTCTTGAACCAAACCTGACTGAGCCGTGCTGTGGCAAAGGAAATCGATGAGGGTGTGAACAattttcactctctctcacatacacacaccagaGGTATAAAGCTGAGACAGGAGCATTCATGGGAAGTTCACTGCAGTCTGTAATACCCTCAGGCCAGACCAAACGCACAGATTTCTCTGATGAATTTCAAGTCTTATTTGTCAGTTTACCTTTCACTTTAAAGTCTCACAACTAAAGCCAGATGTGCTTGAACATAAACTGAATCTAAAGTCAGTACATGTATTAATTGGATGGTTTCTTTCCTCTCGGGTCAATAGTTCACATTTACCAGCTCACCCCCACCTTCCTTATGAGCGCCCTGGCGCTCAGACCACCAGCATATGCTGCTTTATTAAGATGTGCATTAATTACCCACCTGCATACATGCATTTTCAGTGGCTTTTGTTAGTCATAGGAGTTTCATAAAGCTGCCCTGGGTGTAAACAGCATTCATCATCCAGAACATAACACAGCCCTTCGTTTGCGGACAGCagccacaaacaaaacaagacaaaaagacAAACGGTGTGTGCTGGTTTTATTCCAGGGCGACTACAGAGCGCCGCGCAGAGAGAGCGCGCTTCATACAGGGGTGCTATGGCAACTATTAATCATGACCGTGTCTTTGGTGATGAGGCTCTTGCGTCAACAGAGGAGCCGTGGAGGACGCGGGGAGGCGCCCCTGCAGGCCCGGGCCGCTGAGCACCGCTAATTAGCCATGAGGGTCCTTTAGTGAAAAGAGTGGCTCATTAAAACTAGTTACTGGAATCAATCTTGCTTCTTCCCAGCCGGCCTGGAAACAGTTTCCCGTCGGCGGCACGGAGCTCACGTGCACCGAGCGCACGAGGACGGAGGGCGAGGCCTTCCTTTCAACACGGACGGGTCTGACTCATTGAGGACAtcttcaaatgcatttattacTTTAAAACAACGCAACAAGCAACACAATCAGCGCAGATGTTGGCCACCGAGGTGTGAGCTGGTACAAGGCAGGACAGAGCGTGGAGGGGACCTGCTCTTCGCTCTGAAacagggaaaccacaaaactggAGACAAAAAAGCGTGTGGACTTTGTTTCACCGCACAGATCAGATTTCCTCTTCGGCCACAAATATGTTTACTATGAGTATACGTTGCCGAATGACATTTGGACGCTTATTAATCTAAACAGTTTGTTTCTGGTTGGCACTATGCAATATATCGGACAAGGCATGCGAGATATTTAGGTAAATATAGCTCTTCTACAAACAGGACAATGGGGACTGAAGGAGTCAATGCGATATTTGATATTGAAGTATGAAATGACTGTGTTCTCCACAAAGGGATGTAAACCGATCGTGTTCAATTAACAAAGGGATCAGTAAACGAGAGAACAGACCACACATGAGCAGCGCACACACCCGCATCTCTGTGTTTAAACTGAAGCGGTGTGTGAATAACCGGTAATGCTGTAGAAATAAAGCCCGTCTGGGAAAACAATCCTCCATCAATACGCCTGTCTCGTCTGGTGTACAGATATCAGTTCCCCGAGATATACCAACTGAACACAACTCTTTGTAAAAACAGCACTAATACAGCAAGGGGAGCTCTGTTTATAGGAGTGTGGGGATCCCATAATAGTTTAATGAAGACATGGAGTCGTTTTCATTCTGCAGAGATTCTAAATATCCTGCTAAAACTAGTAACGTCTAGAGAAGCAAGAGAGAAGATTAAAATCAAAAACTTGAAGTGATGGTTAAATAAAGAACTGCCGAGAGAACCTCATTTCCGTCCTGACAGAATAAAGAAGATGCAGGAAAATTAGATGTGCAGATTGAGCAGGGGGTGTGTCTGGACCGAGGACCGCTTCCTGTGGAGGAGGACAGACCATTTGCTGTTCACACTCTGAAAAGTGCAGCAGGAATTTGCtgaacacactctcacacacacacacacacacagagagacaccaAGCTGGTTTCAtgatctcctcctcctcctccgtccttcatctctctctcacttcacCCTCCCTCTTTCCTTCTGCACATCCGGCccatctctacctctctctccagGCCGGGTCAGGTCTGCTCACCTCTTCCATGGGTTCAGAACAGAGCAGGTCTCCTTGTCCTCAGCCCGGCttctacacacactcacttcaAACGGAACCACATAGAAGTAGGTCAATAAGAAGCATCGATCCCTCATTGCCATCTCCTGGGGACGTGGGTGTTTATTGAGGCACTACTATTAAAAGAAGCTGTTAAAACTGTGTAACATGTCAGCAGCAGCTCAGCAgagcagcacaacacagacagacaacccTAGGAGAAACCAGAACTCGTTTTCCAGCTCGTGACACGTGTGCAGAAGACCAGACCGGACTGGACCCAGCCACTGAGCTCGGTCTGCGGACCATACTGATCTGGAGGAGGAGGCGCAAGGCTGGTGCTGCTCAGGCGAGCCTCTCGTTGCCCTGACACACACGGCAGGCTGCCTGCCCGCGTCGCTGCAGAAGAGAGTCTGATCCAGCGCCCGACGGAAACACCCACAACCAGACTTGGGGAAAAACACACTGAAGAAATTTATTGAATGTGTCCGACAGGCCGGAGTAAAGATACAGGCGCACGGTCGATACCAAACACCgtgaataaaaaacaagacaCAAAGTCCCTTAAAAAGCCCGGCTGCAACGTCTCCCAGTCGATCCCGAGGGGGCAGACTCAGGACCGTGTCAGACCCAAGCCCGGGCCGGCCTCACAGCAGCCCCTGTCTCTTCAGGTCCTCGTAGGTCTTCTTGTTGACGACGTTTCCACTGGAGTCCTCGTATTCCTCCTGCAATGCACAGACACTGGCTGTTAGCGCCCCCCTGTGGCCGGTTCTCCCTCAGACACACAACTCTACAACCCTACAGTCACACATTCACCTCCAGCAACACAGGCCTGGGCTTCGCATTGCTGCGGGACGTCATGTGCAACAAGAGTACGTTATAGGCAAGAGATTAAAAACAGATCCACACTGCAAGACTATTAATAACAAAACTCTGCGACTGCAACGTGAATGCGTgtttaaccctgctgtggtagAACGGGGTCTCTGTGACCCCACCCCAAATGGTAATGTCAACGTAACTTTTTTCATGGTGCCATAGCAGGGTTAAATCTGCTCTGATATTAGGTCTAGTCACTCAGCAGCCGGAGGAGAACCCATCTGACACACAGGTAACCCGTTGTAATGGGCCGGCAAACATGCAAATGCTTACCTCCGTGTCCGGCTGCCACCGCTCCGACGCCTTCTGGgatttcagctttgcccaaacTGGAGGAGGAAGGAACAGGGGAGAGATGCAGCGTGTGAGTTTGGAGCAAAGAGACCTCTGTTCAGGGCACCAGACAAGATCACACGccacacaacacacatgcaCGAATCAATCCCTCCTCTGCCCGGCTGTGCGGCGAGAGAGGAGCCAGGCTCTTACGTGACACTGCGTCCTCGATCTGGGTGACGTTGGCGAAGTGGGCGGTGTTGGGAATCCCGAGGCACCTCATGCCGTGAGCGTGACGCCACTCCTGAGAGAGACACGCACAATCAGTACACGATCCGCCAGTTCACCTGCATCACACAGCTTTCGACAACAAACATCTGCTTCTGCCCCTCAGACTGAAGAGCCAAGATGTGCCTTTAGTCATAAAATCTAACAGCACACAGTTAACCTGGGAATAAAAACAGTTTACGGAgcttacaataataattaaaaggtcAAACTCACGGCGAAGTGGCGCTGGAAGGCTTTGGGGCCCCTGTAGGTGTAGTTGCCACAGATCTCACAGTTGTAGTTGATGTTCAGCCCGTGCAGTTTGTACAGCCAGTAGGGAATCGGCTGGAAGACACGGAAGGAAAACACGACTTGGTCACGCCACGTCACGTGTACATCTCTCCAGTCCCCACAACACAACATCACACACTGGGGGGTTCGCGGCGGGCGCGTACCTTGCCGTCCCAGCCCAGCGGCAGGTTCTTGGGGTTGTAGATGATCTCGTTGTCCTCGtcctcgctctcgctctcgctcagctgctcctcctcctcctcctcgcgcTCCTCGCCGGTCCGGGCCTGCTTGCGCTGCACGTTCTCGTGGGTCAGCTGCCTCTGCTCCTGCGGGCCGGAGGGGGACAGGGCGGGTCAGTGGGGGCCTGGGACTGAACCGACGCGGTAATGACCCGCATGTGCACCTGCGATCACGGACAGAGACACTCACCCCCAGGATCTCCACATACTCGTAGATCTCCGCCTCCAGGAAGGCGATCTCCTTATTGCGCTCTGTGTCCCTGgagaggagaaagaaaaaaaaaaagtaaaaaaaaagagtCAAAACAGAGCCGTGGTTCTGTTCGGCTCGAGACTAAATGTCTTCACGTTCAAAGCGTTACTCATGATGCCATTCTCTGAGGGTAATAAAGCGTCTGTACTTCTTTGGTCCTTTGGACTTGGGGTTCTTGGCGAAGAGGGACGGGTCCAGCGACTCCAGCGACATGCCCTTGGTGCCGAACAGCCTCTGGGCTCTTTCCTCCAGAGTCCTGCATCAGAGGACGACAGGGTCAGAAACAGCCCAGTCAGTCTAGAGCTGCTTTACTGTCACTGAACACAAGCCAACACAACTGCACCGCTTTAATAACTTTAAAAAACCACAACAAAATACATCTGGAATGATCGCTGTGAGGAAACGTGTAAAATTCGGCAGGAGAGCGGCAGACAGAACCACCAACCTCAGCAGTTTAATCAATACTTTGAGTTTACAGTCAAGAGTGATTTCTGAATACCCACATATTTAACACATCGTTAAACGTATTTAACGCAGTTCTGAGCGAGTTCAGTACGAATCTCACGCCGAGTGAGCTGTGGTGGCATTTCTGTGGCTAAAACTATATTTAATTATGGGAATACgatttaattacaaaaaaacacacgGTCACACAATGCAGGTCATTGTTCCGAACTGGATTCCTGATTCTGAACGCGAGACAGATGTCCGTTTCTCCCCTAGTATCCACAGGACATATTAATGAAGTGCCTCGGGCGTCTCTGCAATACTCACCCCCCGCATTTCAAGCCTAGAGCCATGAGGGCCGACTTCAGCCTGTCCAGCCCCAGAGACGCCAGCTCCTGCAGGGGAGAGGAACGTCCATTAGGGTCCTGACtggagcacagacacacacacacacatagaccgCAGCTCTACTGACCTCCCAGGAGGAGAAGGCAGACAGGTCCAGATGGGCTCCGGCGTGTGTCAGCGCACTGCTGGTCTCTTtctacaacaacacaacacagcagggACTGAGCTTCGACAAAACAGTGATGAACGCATAGTGCCTCTCCGCCTCGCCTTACTGTCGCTCAACAGAGCGGTCGACTGTTTCAGATAACCGGAGCGCGAGGCCCCTGTCCACAGACCCCCATCCACAGACCCCTTCACCTCTCCGTGACGAGTCTCCATTGAGAACACGGCAGGTTATTCACGTCTCCCATCATCTCCCGCAACAACAGGGCTACGTCTCCAGCAACAACCACCCGATCAGCATCAGTAGGAAGGGGTTCGTTTCAATTAATCTATATTCATCTATTTTTTCTTTCCGGAATTAGTTTGGAAGCGAAGACAGGTTTCTTGGGGGAACTCAATATTGAAGCACAAGCGGAGAGGCCACACCACACAGACGCAGACAAAGGTCACTGGTTTCTGGCGAGACTCACCGGCCAGCCCGGGAAGGTGCCCGTCTCCCACTTCTTCTCGAACTCATGCAGGATGCGACCATAGAGCTCGTTCTGGTCCAGCAGCGGCTTCACGCGGTCGGTGTAGTCCTGCAGGTACTCCAGCAGCATCTCCAGATACCTGACCAGGCACAGGCAGACATGAACCGAGAGAGCTAACACAGATCTCCACAGACTCCTCGCCACAGAGAGGAGTGATGGAGAcgcacaaacaaatcaatgaAACACTGGCTGTGGAGCTGGTGGGGTACGTTCAGGCTGTAAACATCTGCATGACGTGACAGGGTCGCACTTTCGGTTGATCTCTGGCTAAGCGACACCTGAATCCTCGCTGCCCAATCGCCTCAAAAAGCAAACGTGACTTACTTCTTGTACTCTGCATTCTTCCTCTCTTTGGAGATGTCGAACAGTTGGTCAAACGTGGACAGATATGTAATATATTCCAGTTTCTACAAGAAGAACAAGAACAgttagctctctctctctcccacacaaTAAGACGAGCAGAACTGCGCCGAGGCGCCGGCTCTCACCTCTGCTCCCTTCAGGTTGATGAACTTCAGGTAGCAGTCGTGCAGGTCCAGGTACCGGCCGTAGCCTTCCTCATCCGTGAACTCAACCAGGTCTGCGAACGGGCAAAACAGAATCAAAGGACATTGATGGACATAGCAGCAGCCATCTTTTCACAGATGTCCAAACGTTTCCCGAACAGGAACGCAGTCATAAACGGGAAGGTGGCCGATTCATTGTAACAGAGGGGAATGTGTTGGAAAGGcagcagggggggggggggggggggggtagagaCCTGGCCAAAGCACTGCACATTAAAGAGAGCGAGGGTCTTATTCTGATGAGTAAATACAGGATTTTAAACCCTGATCAGACATCAGAGCTGCGGGACTCACTCTGTGCCTCCTCAGTGGGGTTGTCTCTGGCCTTTATCAACTCCTCGAACTCCACAGACATGGGGACACAGATCTGAAAAGCAGGAGAAGAAACGCTCATTTCCCTGCAGCAGAGCATGAACACAGAGAGCAGGCGATCACTGGGGGACACGAGTCTAAGGAGCACAAAGCCGCTCCTCGTGTTGTCACTGTGGCGTGCGGGAGATCATCCCCCTGCCTCTGCGTCGCTGGCGGGCCCCTCGCTCACCTCGTTGGGGTGTTTCCTGTGAAACTCCTTTATCTGCTTCAACCGGTTGTAGAACTCGGCGAATTCGTTGGGTCCCGAGATGGCGGCGAGCTCCTCCTTCCTCATCCTGCAACGTGGACAGCAGTGTGAGCAAACAGGAACCGCACACACTGTCCTCCAgtcagtaaaacaaaacatccGAGCCGGATCTGGGTCTAATCTACACAATTCTCACTTCTGCCAAGACAGAACACAGCTCATTGTGTGGCTCGAAGAGGTTACTGAATTCCCACGTGATAAACCGGTCAGACGAACATCACACACTGTGGAGTCATCCGAGCtgtaattattacaaaaataactaaatagaCATTAAAATAATCCAATCCACGTTCTCACCCATCTTTATCTTCATACGAGTCCCTCAGACTGCCGCTGACCTCCATGTACCTCTGAAAGAATGAAGGTCAGATCAGTGACAGGGACTGTGATGGAGGATTATAATAGGCCAAGGATTATTACGGCTGGGAAATAAACACACGAGCAGAACACGGGATTTCCTCAGTTTCACTCCACGAGTCACATACTGCGATCATACACTTACATCCAGCATGGCTCTGGTCCGGTGGTCCGAGTTGATCTGGTCTCGTAACTGGGTGAGAAAAgacaataattaatacaaacaaGTCCAACTCAGACTACAGATTTGTTAAATATTGCCTCATCAGTGCATTTCAGCTAATTACAAAAGTTAATTAGACCAAGGGTGTCAGACCCCAGTGCTGGGGGGCCATGGTGTCTGCTGGGTTCTGTTCCAGCCCAGCTGTGGGGTCATTAATTAGCCTAAATAAACAATGAGCTGGATGCATTTAACC
This is a stretch of genomic DNA from Amia ocellicauda isolate fAmiCal2 chromosome 11, fAmiCal2.hap1, whole genome shotgun sequence. It encodes these proteins:
- the sf3a3 gene encoding splicing factor 3A subunit 3 gives rise to the protein METILEQQRRYHEEKERLMDAKTKEMLHKKTTLRDQINSDHRTRAMLDRYMEVSGSLRDSYEDKDGMRKEELAAISGPNEFAEFYNRLKQIKEFHRKHPNEICVPMSVEFEELIKARDNPTEEAQNLVEFTDEEGYGRYLDLHDCYLKFINLKGAEKLEYITYLSTFDQLFDISKERKNAEYKKYLEMLLEYLQDYTDRVKPLLDQNELYGRILHEFEKKWETGTFPGWPKETSSALTHAGAHLDLSAFSSWEELASLGLDRLKSALMALGLKCGGTLEERAQRLFGTKGMSLESLDPSLFAKNPKSKGPKKDTERNKEIAFLEAEIYEYVEILGEQRQLTHENVQRKQARTGEEREEEEEEQLSESESEDEDNEIIYNPKNLPLGWDGKPIPYWLYKLHGLNINYNCEICGNYTYRGPKAFQRHFAEWRHAHGMRCLGIPNTAHFANVTQIEDAVSLWAKLKSQKASERWQPDTEEEYEDSSGNVVNKKTYEDLKRQGLL